The nucleotide window GGACGCAGATCGCGCCGGGCGCCGTGCACGTGCCGGACTGGCTGACGGCCGGGCGCCAGAGGGAGCTTCTGGAGGCCTGCCGCGACTGGGCCCGTCCGCCCGCCGGACTGCGGACGGTGCGTACACCCGGCGGCGGCACGATGACCTCCCGGCAGGTCTGCCTCGGTTGGCACTGGTATCCGTACGGTTACGCGTCCACGGTCGTCGACGGGGACGGGGCACCGGTGAAGGAATTCCCCGCCTGGCTGGGAGAACTGGGCCGCCGGGCGGTACGGGACGCCTTCGGCGCAGGTGAGGGGGAGGGGGAGGGGGAAGGTGCGAACGGGGGCGGGGACGGGGCCGGGGGCGGGGGCGGGTACGGCTACGACATCGCGCTGATCAATTTCTACGACGCCGACGCCCGCATGGGGATGCACCGCGACAGCGACGAGAAGTCCGGCGCCCCCGTGGTGTCGCTGAGCCTCGGTGACACCTGCGTCTTCCGGTTCGGCAACACCGTGTCGAGGAGCCGCCCCTACACGGACGTGGAACTGCGCAGCGGCGACCTGTTCGTGTTCGGCGGCGCGTCCAGGTCCGCCCATCACGGCGTGCCGCGCGTCCACCCGGGCACGGCCCCGCCCGAGTTGGGACTGACCGGCCGTCTGAACATCACCCTGCGGGTGAGCGGTCTCCCGGCCGTCCGCCCGGCCGCCGCCCGGCCACCGGGCGACCGGATCATGGGAGACTCGCCCTCATGAGCGGCGATGCGGCCCCCGGCGCGGTGGGAGAAGGAAGCACCAGGACACGGCTGGACCGGGGACGGGGTGCGCTCGGGCCCGCGCTGGAACTCGTGCACACCGGACGGGCACCGACCCGTGCCGTGCTCACCGCCGAACTGGGCGTCACGCGCGCCACGGCCGGCGCGGTCGCCGCGGAGCTGGAGGCGCTCGGCCTGATCCGCGTCGACGCCCGCCCCGGCGCGGCCGCCGGCTCGCAGGGCCGTCCCTCGCACCGTCTCGAGGTCGCCGAGGACGGACCCGTCGCCCTCGCCGCCCAGGTGCACTCCGACGGCTTCCGGGCCGCCCTGGTGGGCCTCGGCGGCCGGCTCGTGGCGACCGCCCCCGGCTGCGAGACCGTGGACGCCGACCCCGCGAAGGTGCTCGGCTCGGTCGTCGAGGCCGGCGCCGAACTGCTCCGGCGGACCGGACGCCGCTGCGTGGGCGCCGGACTCGCCGTCCCGTCGGCCGTCGCCGAACCCGAGGGCACCGCGCTCAACCCGCTCCACCTGGCCTGGCCGGCCGGGGCGCCCGTGCGGGAGATCTTCGCCGAGTGCGTGCGGGCGGCGGGCATCACCGGTCCGGCGTTCGCCGCCAACGACGTGAACCTCGCCGCGCTCGCCGAGCACCGGCACGGCGCGGGCCGCGGCGCCCGCGACCTGCTGTGCGTGGCGACCGGGCACCGGGGTGTCGGCGGTGCGCTGGTGCTCGACGGGCGCCTGCACACGGGCAGTTCGGGCCTCGCCCTGGAGGTCGGCCATCTCACGGTCAGCCCGGAGGGCCGCCCCTGCCACTGCGGCAGCCGGGGCTGCCTGGACGTGGAGGCCGACCCCCTCGCGTTCCTGACGGCGGCCGGCCGCGACCCCGGGCCCGAGGTGTCACTGCTCCAGCAGGCGAACGAGCTGATCCGCCGCCACTACGCCGACCCGACCGTACGCACCGCCACCGAGGCGCTGATCGACCGGCTGGGCCTGGGTCTTGCGGGCCTGGTCAACATCCTCAACCCGGACCGCATCATCCTCGGCGGTCTGCACCGCACCCTGCTGGACGCCGACCCGGACCGGCTGCGGGCCGTCGTGGCCGACCGCAGTCTCTGGGGCCGGAGCGGGAGTGTCCCGATCCTGGCCTGCACGCTGGACCACAACAGCCTGGTGGGGGCGGCCGAGTTGGCATGGCAGCCGGTCCTGGACGACCCGATCGGGGCGCTGGCACCCGTCTGAACGGGTCCACCGGCCGCGCATCTTCTCAGCCGTCCGGCGTCCGAGGACCGGGGGTTCGGGGCGGAGCCCCCGAGGTCGGGAACGGGCAGGGGCGGCGGGGGCGAGAACAACGAGGCGTACCCACCCGTATACGCCCCCGGCCACCCCCCGGCGGTCCCCGCCGCGAAGCGGGCTGTCACCGCCCGGTCAGCCGGCAACGGCCGACCGGGCGGGAGCGTGTCCCTGGAGCGCATGCGCCTCGGCGACGCGCTCCACCTCCACGAACCCGCGGACGGGCGACTCGACGACCGTGGCGAACGGCGGACGCACGGGCGGTGCCGCCACGGGGGAGGGGGCCGCGAGGGTGAACCACACGACCTTGCCCGACTCGCCGTTCGGCCGCGCACCCCAGCTCTCGCTCACCGCGGCGACCATCGACAGACCACGCCCGCAGGTCGCGGAGGAAGTGGCGTCCTGCACCTCGGGGAGGCGCGGATCGAGGTCGTGCACGGAGACCGTGAGCCGGTCGAGCCGCAGCTCGATCTCGACCGTGCACAGCTTGTCGGGCCGCGCGTGCAGGTGGACGTTGGTCAACAACTCGGTCACACCCAGCGCGGCCCGGTCTATCAACGGGTCCAGACGCCAGTAGCGCAATTGCGCAGATACGATTCTGCGGACCTGGCCGATCCTTGAGGGCAGAGCCTGGAGCTCCACGGTGCAATGCCTTGGCTGGCTGATCACGCTGCGACTCCCCGAATTGAGGTCCGGAAGAAGACGAGTACGGATCCAGCGGGCTGCCTGCGCGCGCCGGCCGCCCTGCTGTCGTTGGCCGGCGGGCTGGTTCGCAGCGTTATCGCCGGTAAACCCAGAGTGACGTGACAACAGAGTGACCCAGGAGGTGAGGGACCGCAACTCGCCGTGGTCCGGGCGCCCTGGCGTGCGGCGGCCGACGGGGGCCTCAGCGCCCGCGCCCCGCCGCGTTGCGCACGGCCTCGATGAACCGGCGGGCGGCCGGCGGACCGGGTTCCCCCGGAGCCGGGTCCTGGTCGCCCAGGGTGAGCAGGTAGCGGGTGCCGTTGACGTCCGCCAGGGCCCGGTCCCCGTTGGCGAACCAGGGCTTCGACGCCCGGACCGCCTGCACCGGCGCGCTGTCGATCTCACTGCCGTAACTGGTGAGCAGCTCCAGCCGGCCGTCGCTGATCCGGACCTGCCCGGCCCGGGTGAGCGAACGCAGCCTCTTCCCGATCCGCACGCCTCTGGCTGTGAACTCCGGCTCCGCCATGTGCCCCACCCCCTCGTGCGCTCGGGTCGTACTCCGTCGTGAGAACCCGCCGGCCCCGTTCACCTGTCCGTCCCGCCGGGACCGGCGTCCTGTGCGTACATGCTCCGTGCGTGCAGTCTGCCCGCGCGGGGCGGCGCGCACCAGTGCGCATCGTGGCGTGGCACATGCCCTCGGGCGCACTCGCGCGAATGCGCCCCCCGGCCTCTGGGCGACCGGCGGCACCAGTGGTTCCTTTGAGGTTCCCAAAGGAGTGTTTATGCAGGTGAGAAGCGTGTGGAAGGTGCCTATGATCGAGGCGTCCGACCGCGCGGCCCAAGGCCGGCACCATCCGAAGGAGCCCCGCCGTGAGCACCCCGCAGCAGGCCCGCCCGCACGAACCGACAGCCACGCTCGACGTCGACCACAGCGACGCGGAGTACCGGCACTGGCTCAAGGAGGCCGTACGGAAGGTGCAGGCCGACGCGAACAGGTCGGCCGACACCCACCTGCTGCGCTTCCCGCTGCCCGAGCGCTGGGGCATCGACCTGTACCTCAAGGACGAGTCCACCCACATCACCGGCAGCCTCAAGCACCGCCTCGCCCGTTCGCTCTTCCTCTACGGCCTGTGCAACGGCTGGATCCGCCGCGGCCGCCCCGTCATCGAGGCGTCCAGCGGCTCCACGGCCGTCTCCGAGGCGTACTTCGCCGGCCTGATCGGTGTGCCGTTCATCGCCGTGATGCCGCGCACCACGAGCGCCGAGAAGTGCCGGCTGATCGAGTTCCACGGCGGCCGGTGCCACTTCGTCGACGACCCGCGGACGATGTACGAGGAGTCGGCGGCCCTCGCGGCCGAGACCGGCGGCCACTACATGGACCAGTTCACCTACGCCGAGCGGGCCACGGACTGGCGCGGCAACAACAACATCGCCGAGTCGGTCTTCCGGCAGCTGCGGCTGGAGCGCTATCCCGAGCCCGCCTGGATCGTGGCCACCGCGGGGACCGGCGGCACCTCGGCGACCATCGCCCGCTATGTGCACTACATGCAGTACAACACCCGTATCTGCGTGGCCGATCCGGAGAACTCCTGCTTCTTCGAGGGCTGGACCACGGGCGACGCGGGGGTCACCACCGACTGCGGCTCCCGTATCGAGGGCATCGGCCGGCCGCGCATGGAACCGAGCTTCGTGCCGGGGGCCGTCGACCGGATGATGAAGGTGCCGGACGCGGCGAGCGTGGCGGCCGTGCGGGCACTGGAACGGGCCATCGGCCGCAAGGCGGGCGGTTCGACCGGCACGGGGCTGTGGAGCGCGCTGAAGATCGTGGCGGAGATGGCGGCGGCGGGGCGCACCGGAAGCGTGGTGACGCTGTTGTGCGACCCCGGGGACCGCTATCTCGACAAGTACTACTCGGACGACTGGCTGGCCGGCCAGGGACTGGACATCGCGCCCTACGCGGCTACGATCGAGTCGCTGCTGGCCACGGGGGTCTGGCCGGCCTGAGCGGCCCGCGCGCGGTGGACCGCCGAGCGGGACGAGGCCGTCCCTCCCGCGCACACCGGGCGTACGGGAACGGTCCCGGCGAAGTACGGTCCCACCGGCCGCGGTCGACGGGTCATGCGCCCCGTCCCGGCGTGCGGACGACGACAGGGGGAGCGGCCCCTCAGTCGTCGAGCCCGTCCTCCGGCTCGGAGGGCTCGGGTTCGCCCGCGACCACCAGGCGCCGCAGGTGCTCGGAGACCTCCGCGCGCGCCTCGGCGGGCAGCCCGCCGTCCGTCACCAGCGTGTCGACCTGTTCCAGCGCGGCGAACGAACTCAGGCCCACCGTGCCCCACTTGGTGTGGTCCGCGACCACGACGACACGCCGCGCGGACTGCACGAGGCGCCGGTTCGTCTCGGCCTCCGCCAGATTCGGCGTGGACAGGCCCGCCTCCACCGATATGCCGTGCACCCCGAGAAAGAGCACGTCGAAGTGGAGCGCCTCGATGGCCTGGTCCGCGACCGGCCCCACCAGGGAGTCCGACGGCGTGCGCACCCCGCCCGTCAGTACGACCGTCGCCGCGCCCTGCCGCTGCCCCGTCGTGCGCTGCGCCGAGTGGAAGACATCGGCCACCCGCACGGAGTTGGTCACCACGGTCAGGTCCGCCACGTCGAGAAGCTGCTGGGCGAGCGCGTACGTCGTGGTGCCGCCCGACAGCGCGATCGCCGTGCCCGGCGCCACCAGCGCCGCGGCCGCCCGCGCGATGTCCTCCTTGGCCGTCAGCTCCAGCCCCGACTTGGCCTCGAAACCCGGCTCGTGCGTACTCGCCTCGGCCACCGGGACGGCGCCGCCGTGCACCTTCTCCACCACGCCCTGCCGGGCGAGCGCGTCCAGGTCGCGACGGACCGTCATGTCGGACACGCCGAGCTTCCTGGTGAGTTCGTTGACGCGGACACCGCCGCGCCGACGGACCTCGTCGAGGATCAGAGCGCGTCGCTGCTCCGCGAGGAGGTTCTGATTCTCGCTCACGTCCGCTCCGGTTCCCTTCGTCTCGCCCCGTCCGGCACACCCCTGTGTGGCCCCGCGTCGACCGCCGACGAGGGCGTTCCCCTCACCTGCGGACCGCGGGACGCCCCATCCTCGCACGGGTCGCCGCAGGTCGCGCCACTGCCTGTGGTGACCCGCACACGTCACGCTGCCGTCCGCCGTCCGGCGCGGTCACACGGATCGGGGAGATTCCGTGACGAGTGGTGCACGCGGCGGCGGCGAGGAGGATCCTTGTACCTGGACATGACACATGTCGTACGGGCGGCACGGGGGAATCACCACGATGGAGCGTCAGACGGGGCACGCCCCGACCGAGGGGCCGAACGGTTCCGGGCGGCGGCCGGCGGCCGACACCGCGCTGGAACTCCTGGTGCACGGCGTCGGCGGCACGACGCCCCAGGAGATGCTGAACGATCCGCGCACGGTCCGGATCACCGGCGACGACACGGCCGCGGTGTTCCGCCGCGCCGACGACGTCGAGGCGGAGCACCACGCGGCACGGCGGCCCGAGGAGCAGCGCGGCCGACCGGTCCCCGAGGCGTACGTCTGGTGCAACCTCACCTCGGGCAACGGCTCCAGGGCCCTGTGGCTGCTGCTCCTGCCGTTCATGGTCGTCAACCTCGCCCACTGGATGCGGCCCACGGTGAGCGACAACCGCAGACCGGCCGTGCGCCTGTACGGCCTGCTGGTGCGCCTCGCCGGTCTGGCCCTCACCGTGCTCCTGGTGGCCGCGGCCTGCGAGGTCGCCCTGGACCTGACCGCATGGCAGTGCGCGGGCACGCGCGCGTGCGCCGGGGAACACTCCTGGCTCGGCTTCCTGTCCCCGGCGCCGTCGGGCGACGGCTGGTGGAGCCAGCCCGGCCGTCGGCTCGCCCTCGCCGCACTGGTGCCCGCCCTCCTCACCGGCCTCCTGTGGTACCTGTCGCACCGCACCTGGAGCGCCTACGAGTCACAGCAGCCGAGGGTGCGCGAGGTCGAGCCCGACGAGGAGGAGAACCGGGCGGGCCTCGGCCGGCCCGGCTTCTGGTACGGCCGCCGGCTGGTCGCCCGGCTGCGCGTCGCCCACACCGCCGCGGGCCTCCTGACGATCGCCGCGGCCGTCGGCACCGCCGCCGCCCGGTACGACGGCCGGTCCGGCGGTCCGGCGGTCCTGGAGGCGCTCGGGTGGCTCCTGACCGCAACACTGGTGGCGGGAGCGGCCGTTGTGCTGTGGGTGGTCTGCAGCCGCGGCCGCAGCGAGCTGCGGCCCGACCGGCACCTCGACGCGGCCCTGGTCCGTCTGCTGCCCCTCGGCTCGGTCGTCCTGCTCGCCCTCACCCTCGTCTACGCCGGCTGGTCGCGCCCGGACTGGCGGTCGGACCACCGGCTGCCGGGCGACACCGCGTTCGGCGCCCTCACGCTCGTCGAAGGCCTGCTCGTGCTCGCCCTCGGCGTGGTGGCCCACCTCCTGTACCGCGCCCACCCGGACCCCCGTACCGCGATGCGGGGCCTGGCCGGGCCCGCCGTCGCGATGCTGGCCTGCGCGCTGGGCGGAGTGATGTCCGGCGGCGTCTCCCAGCGCGTCGCCGACTGGCTGGACGGCACCGGCGGAACCATCGAGGGACCGCCCGTGCTCCTGACCTGGCAGGCGTCCGTCATCCCGCCCCTGCTGCTCGTCCTGCTCGTCCTCGTCGGCTGGCTGGCCCGGCGCACCCTGCAGCTGCGGCGCACCGAGGCGGTCGCGGTGGACCGCGCCTACGCGGGCGAGGCCAAGGACCCCGGAACCACCCGCCGTATCGCGGGCATCCGCGCGATGGCCTCGCTCACCGACCGGGCACCCCGGATCATCGGCGTCAGCTCCGTCGTGACACTGGTCCTGGGCGGCCTGGCGCTGGCGGGCGCCCTGTCCACCGGCGAGACCCCGGCCGGGGCGGCCGACGGCGCGCCCGCCGTCGTCCGGGGCGCGGCCGAGACCGCGCAGGCGCTCGGCTCCTGGCTGATCGGCGTCGGCTTCATACTGTTCGTCACCTGGGGCCGCCGTGCCTACAAGGACCCGACCGCCCGCCGGACCATCGGCATCCTGTGGGACGTCGGTACGTTCTGGCCGCGTGCGGCGCACCCCTTCGCGCCCCCATGCTACGCCGAGCGCGCCGTACCCGACCTGACCTGGCGCATCGCCGGCTGGACCCGGGCCACCGGCGGCCGCCTCGTCCTGTCCGGACACTCCCAGGGCAGCGTCCTCGCCGCCGCCGCGGCCTGGCAGCTCGAGCCGTCGGTGCGCAGGCGGGTGGCGCTGCTGACCTACGGCTCACCGCTGGAACGGCTCTACGGGCGCTGGTTCCCGGCCCACTTCGGGCCCGCCGCGCTCAGTGACCTGCACCGGGACGTCGACTGCTGGCGCAACCTGTACCGGGCCACCGACCCCATCGGCGGCCCGATGCGGCTGCCCGGCGACTGCGGCCCCCAGGTCGACCGTGAGGCACTGGAGGACCCCTTGGCGTACGGCAGGACGGAGCGGCACCCGCTGCCCGCGCCGATCCTCGGGCACTCCGACTACCAGGCGGACCCCCTGTTCGCCGAGGAGCGGGAGATACTCCTCTCCCGGCTCGGGACGGACGTCCCGGCACCCCGGGCCTGCGACTCCTAGGCGGTGTCCGCGAATCCGCGTACACGTTTCCGCGGGCGGGCCACGGACGGGACGGTCGTACGTCGATGCCGGGGCGGGAGCGGGAGCGGGGGAACTCGGCAGGGGGTGGTCACACCATCGTGACGACGACCGGGCCGGCCTTCGCGCGATTCCTGCCGTGGCCCCCGGGTCCGCAGGAACCGGCCGCCGGGCTTTCGGGGGTCGGGCCACCGGCACGGCGCCGACGACGGCCGTCCCCTGCCGAGAGCGTGAGGTCACGGTGTCCGGCGCAGCGGCAGACGCAGGTGCAGTTCGTGGCCGCCGTCCGCGGTCGGGGCGGCGGTGACGGTGCCGCCCAGGAGTTCGGCCCGCTGGCGCAGTCCGGCCAGGCCGTGATGGGCGCCGGGCAGCAGCAGGGCGGGCCGGGTGGGCGCGCTGTTGGTGACGGCGGCGTGCACGGTGTCGTCCTCCTGCCGGATGCGGATGACGGCCGTGGCGCCGGGGGCGTGCTTGCGGACGTTGGTGAGAGCTTCCTGCACAGCGCGGTAGACGGCGCGTTGGTGGGGCGGAGGCAGGGCGGCGGGCAGGTCGGTGTGCAACTGCGTCTCGATGCCGCTGGTGTCGACGAGGTGCTGCAGGTCGGCCAGGGAGGGCTGCGGGGTCAGTTCGGTGGGGCGGCTGCCGGCGGCCCTGAGGACGCTGACCATGTGCCGCAGCTCCTCCAGGGTCTGCACGCTCAACCGCCTGATGGTGGTGGCGGCCTCGCGCGCCGCGGCGTCGTGGGTGGCGACCTGCAGCGCTCCGGCGCGTACCGCGATCAGGCTGACCTGGTGGGAGACCACGTCGTGCATCTCCCGGGCGAGCTGGGCGCGTTCCTTGGCCAGCACGCTCTGGGCCAGCAGTGCACGCTCGTGCTCGCGGGCCTGGGAGATCTCGGCGAGGCGCAGCGACAGCTCACGGCGGGCCTGGACGAGCTGGCCGAGGAAGACCGGCGCGGTGGCGGTGGCCAGGCTGTACGTGACGATGACCAGGTCGGAGGAGTCGGAGAAGTCGGCGAACTCCGGTCCGGGCCAGGTCCAGTAGGTCAGGTCGCAGGCGGTCAGAGCCAGGGCGCCGACCGCCAGCAGTACTCGGCGGCGGTTGAGCGAGGCCAGGGAGTACAGCGCGGCCAGCGGCGCGAAGATCGCATCGCTGACCAGGGCGGCGGGCAGCGTGAGCAGGAAGGCCGGCAGCGGCGTGTGGCGGCGCAGGACCAGGGCGGCGGTGGCCAGCAGGGCGGCGGCTCTGCGCAGCGGTTCATCGGATTCCTCGTGCACCCAGATGTCCAGCAGGGAGACGACGACGACCACGGCGTCCAGTACGGGCGCGGGTATCCGGCGGTCCTTCACCTCTCCTCCCGCCGGTCCGGCGCCCTGAGCAGACCGGCGCGTTCGGCCAGCAGGGCGGCCTGGACGCGGCTGACCACCCGCAGTTTGGACAGCACGGCGCTCACGTGGTCCTTGACCGTGCCGGTGCTCAGGTGCATCCGTGCCGCGATGGCGGTGTTGGACAGCCCTTCGGCGATCAGGACCAGCACGGCGCGTTCCCGGTCGCTCAGCACCTGGATGCGGTGCATGGCGGCGTGCTGGGGGCCGTTGTCGAGGTAGCCGTGCACGACGGTACGGGTGACGGAGGAGGACAGCACGACGCCGCCTTCGGCCAGGTTGCGCACCAGCACGGGCAGTTGCAGCGGATCCGTGTCCTTGAGCAGGAAACCGGCCGCCCCCGAGCGCAGGGCGGCGGCCACGTATTCGTCCATGTCGAACGTGGTGAGCATGGCCACCACCGGTTTCCCGGCGAGTTGCCGCAGCTGGGCCAGCACCGTCAGCCCGTCCACGTCCGGCATCCGGATGTCCAGCAGCACCACGTCCGGGCGCAACTCCTCGGCCGCCCTCACCGCTCGGCCGCCGGCGACCGCGGCCACCACCTCGATGTCGTCGGCCGCGGACAGGATGTGTTCGAAGCCCGTTCGGACCAGCGCCTCGTCGTCGACCACCAGTACGCGAATCACGTGCGTCCCCCTCTATCGGCTGTCGACGTGGGACCGCCTGAGGATTCGTACCACGCGGGAGAGGGTCCGGAAGTTCCCGCGGCGCTTTCACCCGCCGGGTGACGGGGAGCCTCCAGCCGGTCGGCGGGAGGACGGCGGCCACGTGCCGGATGGGCCCGGACGCGGTGCGTCGTCAGTCTGGGAGCCATGACACACCACGCGCCCCCGGTCCCCGACCCCGCTGTGTCGCAGCCTCTCCCGCAGCCGGGCCGGCCGCCCGGCACCACCCGTCCGCCCTCGGCCGGCCGCCTCGTCGGCATCGACCTCGCCCGGGGCCTGGCAGTCCTCGGTATGTACGCCGCCCACGTCGGCCCCGAACCGGCGATCGGCGGACCGCCGGGCTTCCTCGCCGAACTGGCCCGCGGCCGGTCCTCCGCACTGTTCGCGCTGCTCGCCGGGTTCTCCCTCATCCTCATCACCGGCCGCCCGCAGCCGTACACCGGCCGGCCCGGGCGGCAGGCCGCGGGCCGCGTCGTCGTCCGCGCGCTGATCCTGATCGCCGCCGGCTATGCGCTGACCGCCCTGGACACCGACGTCGACGTCATCCTCTCCTTCTACGGGCTGCTCTTCCTGTTCCTCGTGCCGCTCTGCCGGTTGCGGGCCCGCACCCTGGCCCTGCTGGCGGCCGCCGGCGCCCTGGTCATGCCGGTGATCCTCTACGCGATCCGGCAGACCCTCCACGACGGCGACTGGGGCGACGCGGTCGTCGCCGCGGATCCCCTCGCGCGCCTGACCGGCACCGACGGCCTGCTGGAGCTGTTGTTCACCGGCGAGTACCCGGTGCTCACCTGGATGCCGTTCATGCTGGCCGGGATGGCGCTCGCCCGCCTCGATCCGGCCCGGGCCCGCGTCCGTACCCGGCTGGCATGGACCGGCGGCGTCCTGACCGTGCTCGGCTACGGAGGCTCCTGGCTGGCCCTGCACTTCGTCCCGGACGCCCGCGCCACCATCGCGGCCGCCACCGACGGCGACGGCGCGGCCTGCGCCTGGTGGTCGGACACCGTCGGCCACCTCGACGACGACACCCCCGCCGCCTGGCTGCTGGTCGGCGCACCCCACAGCCAGACCACCTTCTCCATCCTGGGCGGTACCGGTGTCGCACTGCTCGTGGTGGCCGCCTGCGTCACCGCCGCCGCCCGGATGCCGCGTCTCACGCGATCGGCCCGGCCCCTCGCCGCCGTCGGCACGGTCGCGCTGTCCGCCTACGTCGCCCACATCCTCGCCATCCACCTGGTCGGCATGGAGGAGGAGACCGGCCCGGCCCTGATCGCGCTGGCCGTGTTCAGCGGGGTCGCCATGCTGGTGGCCACCCTCTGGACGCGGTACCTGCGCCGCGGTCCGCTGGAGTACCTGCTGCACAGCGCCACCCGCATCACCCGCCACATCAAGTGACACCCGCCCGGGACGGTTCCGGTCCAGGCCTGCGGTCGGAGTCGGCGGTGCGACCACGCCGCCCCTTCGGGCGACCTCCCTCAGGGCCCGCCACCGTGAGCCGATCTTCGTTCGCGAGTCCGGCGATCCCGGCGAGCGCGTCCCGGCCGGCCTTGAGCGGGCTGACCCGAAGGCGCCGTCACGATCGCGTTCAGCGCGGTCCGGTCGTCCCGCCGCTTCCGCCTCCCCGCGGGGAGGCGGGCAGCGGGGGAAGAGGCTGCCTAGGGCAGTTCCGGCAGGTCCTCCGCGTACAGCAGGGTGAGGTCGTCCGTGCTCGGCTCGGTGAGCTGGGCGACCCGCCCCGCGTGCCGCTCCACCATCGCCTCGAAGGTCTGCCGCGCGGTACGGCCGTTGCCGAACGCGGGCCCCTTCGGGACGGCCGTGAAGTACTTCACCAGCGCCTCGGGCGTGCCCGGCGCCAGCCGGTACTCGTGCTCGTCCGCCTGCTGCTCCACGATCCGCAGCAGCTCCTCGGAGCCGTAGTCGTGGAAGGTGATGGTCCGTGAGAAACGGGACGCCACCCCGGGGTTGACCGACAGGAAGCGCTCCATCTCGGCCGTGTAGCCCGCGACGATCACGACGACCGCCTCCCGGTGGTCCTCCATGAGCTTCACCAGCGTGTCGATCGCCTCACGGCCGAAGTCGCGCCCCGAGTCCTCCGGCGACAGCGCGTAGGCCTCGTCGAT belongs to Streptomyces sp. V3I8 and includes:
- a CDS encoding alpha-ketoglutarate-dependent dioxygenase AlkB — protein: MDAELFPRNRTQIAPGAVHVPDWLTAGRQRELLEACRDWARPPAGLRTVRTPGGGTMTSRQVCLGWHWYPYGYASTVVDGDGAPVKEFPAWLGELGRRAVRDAFGAGEGEGEGEGANGGGDGAGGGGGYGYDIALINFYDADARMGMHRDSDEKSGAPVVSLSLGDTCVFRFGNTVSRSRPYTDVELRSGDLFVFGGASRSAHHGVPRVHPGTAPPELGLTGRLNITLRVSGLPAVRPAAARPPGDRIMGDSPS
- a CDS encoding ROK family protein, producing MSGDAAPGAVGEGSTRTRLDRGRGALGPALELVHTGRAPTRAVLTAELGVTRATAGAVAAELEALGLIRVDARPGAAAGSQGRPSHRLEVAEDGPVALAAQVHSDGFRAALVGLGGRLVATAPGCETVDADPAKVLGSVVEAGAELLRRTGRRCVGAGLAVPSAVAEPEGTALNPLHLAWPAGAPVREIFAECVRAAGITGPAFAANDVNLAALAEHRHGAGRGARDLLCVATGHRGVGGALVLDGRLHTGSSGLALEVGHLTVSPEGRPCHCGSRGCLDVEADPLAFLTAAGRDPGPEVSLLQQANELIRRHYADPTVRTATEALIDRLGLGLAGLVNILNPDRIILGGLHRTLLDADPDRLRAVVADRSLWGRSGSVPILACTLDHNSLVGAAELAWQPVLDDPIGALAPV
- a CDS encoding ATP-binding protein codes for the protein MISQPRHCTVELQALPSRIGQVRRIVSAQLRYWRLDPLIDRAALGVTELLTNVHLHARPDKLCTVEIELRLDRLTVSVHDLDPRLPEVQDATSSATCGRGLSMVAAVSESWGARPNGESGKVVWFTLAAPSPVAAPPVRPPFATVVESPVRGFVEVERVAEAHALQGHAPARSAVAG
- a CDS encoding PLP-dependent cysteine synthase family protein translates to MSTPQQARPHEPTATLDVDHSDAEYRHWLKEAVRKVQADANRSADTHLLRFPLPERWGIDLYLKDESTHITGSLKHRLARSLFLYGLCNGWIRRGRPVIEASSGSTAVSEAYFAGLIGVPFIAVMPRTTSAEKCRLIEFHGGRCHFVDDPRTMYEESAALAAETGGHYMDQFTYAERATDWRGNNNIAESVFRQLRLERYPEPAWIVATAGTGGTSATIARYVHYMQYNTRICVADPENSCFFEGWTTGDAGVTTDCGSRIEGIGRPRMEPSFVPGAVDRMMKVPDAASVAAVRALERAIGRKAGGSTGTGLWSALKIVAEMAAAGRTGSVVTLLCDPGDRYLDKYYSDDWLAGQGLDIAPYAATIESLLATGVWPA
- a CDS encoding DeoR/GlpR family DNA-binding transcription regulator, translated to MSENQNLLAEQRRALILDEVRRRGGVRVNELTRKLGVSDMTVRRDLDALARQGVVEKVHGGAVPVAEASTHEPGFEAKSGLELTAKEDIARAAAALVAPGTAIALSGGTTTYALAQQLLDVADLTVVTNSVRVADVFHSAQRTTGQRQGAATVVLTGGVRTPSDSLVGPVADQAIEALHFDVLFLGVHGISVEAGLSTPNLAEAETNRRLVQSARRVVVVADHTKWGTVGLSSFAALEQVDTLVTDGGLPAEARAEVSEHLRRLVVAGEPEPSEPEDGLDD
- a CDS encoding sensor histidine kinase; its protein translation is MKDRRIPAPVLDAVVVVVSLLDIWVHEESDEPLRRAAALLATAALVLRRHTPLPAFLLTLPAALVSDAIFAPLAALYSLASLNRRRVLLAVGALALTACDLTYWTWPGPEFADFSDSSDLVIVTYSLATATAPVFLGQLVQARRELSLRLAEISQAREHERALLAQSVLAKERAQLAREMHDVVSHQVSLIAVRAGALQVATHDAAAREAATTIRRLSVQTLEELRHMVSVLRAAGSRPTELTPQPSLADLQHLVDTSGIETQLHTDLPAALPPPHQRAVYRAVQEALTNVRKHAPGATAVIRIRQEDDTVHAAVTNSAPTRPALLLPGAHHGLAGLRQRAELLGGTVTAAPTADGGHELHLRLPLRRTP
- a CDS encoding response regulator transcription factor gives rise to the protein MIRVLVVDDEALVRTGFEHILSAADDIEVVAAVAGGRAVRAAEELRPDVVLLDIRMPDVDGLTVLAQLRQLAGKPVVAMLTTFDMDEYVAAALRSGAAGFLLKDTDPLQLPVLVRNLAEGGVVLSSSVTRTVVHGYLDNGPQHAAMHRIQVLSDRERAVLVLIAEGLSNTAIAARMHLSTGTVKDHVSAVLSKLRVVSRVQAALLAERAGLLRAPDRREER
- a CDS encoding DUF418 domain-containing protein, encoding MTHHAPPVPDPAVSQPLPQPGRPPGTTRPPSAGRLVGIDLARGLAVLGMYAAHVGPEPAIGGPPGFLAELARGRSSALFALLAGFSLILITGRPQPYTGRPGRQAAGRVVVRALILIAAGYALTALDTDVDVILSFYGLLFLFLVPLCRLRARTLALLAAAGALVMPVILYAIRQTLHDGDWGDAVVAADPLARLTGTDGLLELLFTGEYPVLTWMPFMLAGMALARLDPARARVRTRLAWTGGVLTVLGYGGSWLALHFVPDARATIAAATDGDGAACAWWSDTVGHLDDDTPAAWLLVGAPHSQTTFSILGGTGVALLVVAACVTAAARMPRLTRSARPLAAVGTVALSAYVAHILAIHLVGMEEETGPALIALAVFSGVAMLVATLWTRYLRRGPLEYLLHSATRITRHIK